In the Novipirellula artificiosorum genome, TCGAATATTAATCCAGATGCGGTGTGTTTTTGCCGCCACGCTGCCGTCATCCTCGGCTTCTTCGTCGTTGAACTCGACGAACTTTTGCAACTGGCTGGCCATCGCAGATCGTTGGTCACCAATTTCTTTGAATAGCTTCGCCAATTCTACGTCATCGATCTCTTCGGCCGATTCATGAAAACCGTTGTATGAGTCGATGTTGGCTCGGATCAACTTTTGTAGTTTCTCGATCGTGGTTTCGTTCAGATCGGTCTTGGTTTCGAGTCTCATCTTATCTGCCTTTCAAGTTTTTGGAATGGATGCAGCAGCGACGTCGCTGAAGCTAAACTCCACCGCATGCAAAGAGTGTGCCGAAGCAATACTTGCCGGTGGCATTCGCCACCGGACCCAAAGTCAATAGATTACCCTTAGGCCCGATGTTCGTTTGCATTTTGCTCGTTTGCATTTGAGCTTTCAGGGACCGCCACCAAGCTGGCCGATTGGGTTTAAGGGTGGACACTCAAACAACCGGTCCGCGGCGACCCATCACCAATC is a window encoding:
- a CDS encoding PA2169 family four-helix-bundle protein translates to MRLETKTDLNETTIEKLQKLIRANIDSYNGFHESAEEIDDVELAKLFKEIGDQRSAMASQLQKFVEFNDEEAEDDGSVAAKTHRIWINIRSKINGGDPYVILIEAERGEDHIKAAYEDVLKETAGSAMNDVLTDQYAAVKAGHDKVRNLRDAYKHKSE